Proteins found in one Bacillus sp. BGMRC 2118 genomic segment:
- a CDS encoding SDR family oxidoreductase: MNKTALITGSTSGLGFEFVKLFANQGYNLVIVARNKNKLIEIKDSYKNIQVTPIVKDLSLPGAAKEVYDEIENQNIKIDVLINNAGFGLLGNFSDLDIERQNEMIQLNVTALTELTYYVLGDMKKRNSGKILNVASTAAFQPGPFMAVYYATKAFVLSFSEALVEEVSDFNITVTTLCPGATKTNFGALAKVENTKMFKRAMNSETVAKMGVDALMKGKRVIITGGFNKFGALSAKFLPRSVAAKVAKYVAKETN; the protein is encoded by the coding sequence ATGAACAAAACTGCACTCATTACAGGATCAACAAGCGGATTAGGATTTGAATTTGTAAAGTTATTTGCAAATCAGGGATATAATTTAGTGATAGTGGCTAGAAACAAGAATAAGTTAATTGAAATTAAAGATTCATATAAGAACATTCAAGTGACACCCATTGTAAAAGATTTAAGTTTGCCAGGTGCTGCTAAAGAGGTATATGATGAAATAGAAAATCAGAATATCAAAATTGATGTTTTAATAAACAATGCTGGATTTGGACTTTTAGGTAACTTCTCTGACCTTGATATCGAAAGACAAAATGAGATGATTCAACTAAATGTGACTGCACTTACAGAGTTAACCTACTATGTCCTAGGTGATATGAAAAAACGAAACTCTGGAAAAATACTCAACGTTGCAAGTACTGCTGCTTTTCAACCTGGTCCATTTATGGCAGTTTATTATGCAACAAAAGCATTCGTTTTATCATTTTCTGAGGCATTGGTTGAAGAGGTAAGTGATTTCAATATTACTGTAACAACCTTATGTCCCGGAGCAACAAAAACTAACTTTGGTGCACTGGCAAAAGTTGAAAACACAAAAATGTTTAAAAGAGCAATGAATTCTGAAACTGTAGCAAAAATGGGAGTTGATGCCCTAATGAAAGGAAAAAGGGTAATCATTACAGGAGGATTCAATAAATTTGGTGCATTATCAGCTAAGTTCCTTCCTAGAAGTGTTGCTGCAAAGGTAGCAAAGTATGTAGCTAAAGAAACTAATTAA
- the cysK gene encoding cysteine synthase A, with translation MKVVNNISELIGNTPLVKLRRVRPDQGAEIYVKLEMMNPSKSVKDRAAFNMILQAEQQGLLKEGSTIIEPTSGNTGIGLAMNAAARGYRAILVMPETMTQERINLLKAYGAEVVLTPGDLKMPGAIEKAQELTKSIPGSFMPMQFDNDANPDAHRHSTALEIVEAMNQIGKKLTAFVATAGTGGTITGTGEVLKEHYPELTVHVVEPAGSPVLSGGKAGKHKLVGTSPGFIPDILNQNVYNEIFKIKDEEAYEITRRLAREEGILVGPSSGAAAFAAMEVAKRLSPDDVVVCIACDTGERYLSSDLFE, from the coding sequence ATGAAAGTAGTGAATAACATTAGTGAATTAATTGGGAATACACCTCTAGTAAAGCTTAGACGAGTACGTCCCGATCAAGGTGCTGAAATATATGTAAAGCTTGAGATGATGAATCCTAGTAAAAGTGTAAAAGATCGCGCAGCCTTTAACATGATTCTCCAAGCCGAACAACAAGGCCTGTTAAAGGAAGGCTCCACCATTATAGAGCCTACTAGTGGAAATACTGGTATTGGTCTAGCAATGAACGCTGCTGCAAGAGGATACCGTGCAATCTTAGTTATGCCTGAAACAATGACACAGGAACGAATTAATCTATTAAAAGCATATGGTGCAGAAGTTGTCCTAACTCCAGGAGATTTGAAAATGCCAGGTGCGATTGAAAAAGCACAGGAATTAACCAAAAGTATTCCAGGCAGCTTCATGCCCATGCAGTTTGATAATGATGCAAATCCTGATGCACACCGTCATTCTACTGCTCTTGAAATTGTAGAAGCGATGAACCAAATCGGAAAAAAACTAACAGCATTTGTCGCAACAGCAGGTACAGGTGGAACCATCACAGGCACCGGAGAGGTGTTAAAGGAACATTACCCAGAATTAACAGTTCATGTTGTTGAACCAGCAGGATCCCCCGTACTTTCTGGAGGAAAAGCAGGGAAACATAAATTAGTTGGGACAAGTCCTGGATTTATCCCAGATATACTTAATCAAAATGTGTATAATGAGATTTTTAAAATTAAGGATGAAGAGGCATACGAAATCACCCGTAGGCTAGCACGTGAAGAAGGAATCCTCGTCGGTCCTTCCTCTGGTGCGGCAGCTTTTGCGGCCATGGAAGTTGCAAAGAGACTATCACCAGATGACGTTGTCGTATGCATTGCATGTGATACAGGCGAGAGATACTTATCGAGTGATTTATTTGAATAA
- a CDS encoding rRNA pseudouridine synthase, with amino-acid sequence MRIDKLLANMGYGTRKEVKQLLKTGNVRVEDAVVKDPKTQVNPDTQVVTVHGDVVEYREFIYLMMNKPQGVISATEDHQDETVIDLLEQEDQLFEPFPVGRLDKDTEGLLLITNDGQLAHQLLSPKKHVPKTYFAHIRGEVTEEDVKSFAQGVELDDGYVTKPGELTILKAGETSQIELVITEGKFHQVKRMFEAVGKKVTYLKRIKMGPLPLDETLELGEYRELTDEEVEQLRTSRE; translated from the coding sequence ATGAGAATAGATAAATTGCTAGCAAATATGGGATATGGCACCCGAAAGGAAGTTAAACAGTTATTAAAAACAGGTAATGTACGAGTTGAAGATGCAGTTGTTAAAGACCCGAAAACTCAAGTGAATCCAGATACACAAGTTGTTACTGTACATGGAGACGTTGTAGAGTATAGGGAATTTATTTATTTGATGATGAATAAGCCACAAGGGGTTATTTCAGCAACAGAAGATCATCAAGATGAAACGGTTATTGATTTATTAGAACAAGAGGACCAATTATTTGAGCCTTTTCCTGTAGGTCGATTGGATAAGGATACAGAAGGGTTATTGTTGATTACAAATGATGGACAATTAGCTCACCAGCTGTTATCTCCGAAGAAACACGTTCCAAAAACGTATTTTGCCCATATAAGAGGCGAAGTGACAGAGGAAGATGTAAAGTCATTTGCACAAGGGGTAGAGTTAGATGATGGATATGTAACTAAGCCTGGTGAGCTAACGATATTAAAAGCAGGAGAAACCTCTCAAATTGAATTGGTTATTACGGAGGGGAAATTTCACCAAGTGAAGAGAATGTTTGAAGCAGTCGGTAAAAAGGTAACCTACCTAAAGAGAATTAAAATGGGTCCATTGCCACTCGATGAAACATTAGAACTTGGAGAGTACCGAGAATTGACCGATGAGGAAGTAGAACAATTACGTACATCGAGAGAATAG
- a CDS encoding NAD(P)/FAD-dependent oxidoreductase gives MKFDVVVIGGGPSGLMAAIAAGEAGAKVLLIDKGDKLGRKLAISGGGRCNVTNRLPVDEIIKHIPGNGRFLHSAFSIFSNEDIIRFFENLGIQLKEEDHGRMFPVTDKAQSVVDALLTQLGKLNVTIWTNTPVKTVDYENGETKAVILKDGQVISCQHVIIAVGGKSVPHTGSTGDGYAWAEKAGHTITELYPTEVPLTSSESFIKDKSLQGLALRDIALSVLNPKGKTVITHKMDMLFTHFGISGPAVLRCSQFVVKTQQKFTTRKVEMRIDAIPQQNEEALFQHIVKLLKDEPNKAIKNVLKSLLPERYLLFLLEQSEIDEQLNFHHIPHEKLRLLAKNCKQFSFYVDGTLSIEKAFVTGGGVSVKEINPKEMSSKLTKGLYFCGEILDIHGYTGGYNITSALVTGRLAGMTAGKNSMNTKYNR, from the coding sequence ATGAAGTTCGATGTTGTTGTCATAGGAGGAGGTCCTTCTGGCTTAATGGCAGCTATTGCAGCCGGAGAAGCGGGGGCAAAGGTACTGCTCATTGATAAAGGAGATAAATTAGGAAGAAAGCTTGCCATATCAGGTGGTGGACGTTGTAATGTAACAAACCGGTTACCTGTTGACGAGATTATTAAGCATATCCCTGGAAACGGTCGTTTTTTACATAGTGCATTTTCAATTTTTAGTAATGAAGATATTATTCGTTTTTTCGAAAACTTAGGCATTCAACTTAAAGAGGAAGATCACGGTCGCATGTTTCCTGTAACAGATAAAGCACAATCTGTTGTTGATGCGCTTTTAACACAATTAGGGAAATTAAACGTCACAATATGGACGAATACACCTGTGAAAACAGTTGACTATGAAAATGGAGAAACGAAGGCTGTCATCCTAAAAGACGGTCAAGTCATTTCATGTCAACATGTCATTATTGCAGTTGGTGGGAAGTCTGTTCCTCATACTGGATCAACAGGGGATGGCTATGCATGGGCTGAAAAAGCAGGTCATACGATAACCGAGCTGTATCCAACTGAAGTGCCACTAACTTCAAGTGAATCATTTATAAAAGACAAATCTCTGCAAGGGCTTGCCTTACGTGACATTGCGCTTAGTGTCTTAAACCCAAAAGGAAAAACGGTCATTACACATAAAATGGACATGCTGTTTACACACTTCGGTATATCAGGTCCAGCTGTACTTCGGTGCAGTCAGTTTGTGGTAAAGACGCAACAGAAGTTTACTACACGAAAAGTTGAGATGCGTATTGATGCCATTCCTCAGCAAAATGAAGAAGCACTGTTTCAACACATTGTGAAGTTATTAAAGGACGAACCAAATAAAGCGATAAAAAATGTCTTGAAATCACTTCTTCCTGAACGTTATTTACTATTCTTGCTGGAGCAATCTGAAATCGATGAGCAATTAAACTTTCATCACATTCCACATGAAAAGCTGCGCTTACTAGCAAAAAACTGTAAGCAATTTTCCTTCTACGTCGATGGAACGTTATCAATTGAAAAGGCTTTTGTCACAGGTGGTGGTGTTTCAGTGAAAGAAATTAATCCAAAGGAAATGTCTTCTAAGCTAACAAAGGGATTATATTTCTGTGGTGAGATTCTTGATATTCATGGCTATACTGGTGGATACAATATTACTTCGGCACTTGTTACTGGTAGACTGGCTGGTATGACTGCCGGGAAAAATTCGATGAATACAAAATATAATCGTTAG
- a CDS encoding carbohydrate kinase family protein: MNNVLVLGGVSFNLMVEVDEFPQPVAQTIHSVKSYHETLGSTGAGKSLNVKKLGFDVDFYGIIGEDEYGEKIVSYLKREGISFYYDISLGGTERHLNLMKNSTGERQSLFLNSIPSSIKTNKEQVEKLIQKCDYVFLNIISYCKDFIPLLKKHKKEIWVDLHDYDGENEYHQDFIEVADVIQFSSENNATYRETMEKFLKMEKKLIVCTHGSKGATLLSKNGWIDIPALPYESIDTNGAGDAHFSGLLYGLVEGYDLEKSGRRASIVGGLAVTSEELASSQLSSVKVEEEYRKYFST, from the coding sequence ATGAATAACGTTCTTGTGCTTGGTGGAGTATCATTTAATTTAATGGTCGAGGTTGATGAATTTCCACAGCCTGTTGCCCAAACCATTCATTCTGTAAAGTCTTATCATGAGACACTTGGCTCTACTGGTGCTGGAAAGTCATTGAACGTCAAGAAATTAGGTTTTGATGTAGACTTTTATGGAATCATTGGTGAGGATGAATACGGAGAGAAAATTGTTTCGTACCTCAAAAGAGAAGGGATTTCTTTTTATTATGATATAAGTTTAGGTGGAACAGAGAGACACTTAAACTTGATGAAAAATAGTACGGGTGAGAGGCAATCACTATTCCTAAATTCTATACCCAGTTCAATTAAAACAAATAAGGAACAAGTTGAGAAACTTATTCAAAAATGTGATTATGTCTTTTTAAACATAATATCTTATTGTAAAGACTTCATTCCTTTACTCAAAAAACATAAAAAAGAGATTTGGGTCGACCTTCATGATTATGACGGTGAAAATGAATATCATCAGGATTTTATTGAAGTGGCTGATGTTATTCAATTTAGCTCTGAGAATAATGCTACATATAGAGAAACGATGGAAAAGTTCTTAAAAATGGAGAAGAAGCTTATTGTATGTACACATGGAAGCAAAGGTGCAACACTTCTTTCAAAGAATGGCTGGATTGACATTCCTGCTTTGCCATATGAATCAATTGATACGAATGGTGCTGGGGATGCCCATTTTAGCGGGTTATTATACGGTTTAGTAGAGGGCTACGACCTAGAGAAATCAGGTAGAAGGGCTTCAATAGTCGGAGGATTGGCTGTTACCTCAGAAGAATTGGCTTCAAGTCAACTCTCAAGTGTCAAAGTGGAGGAAGAGTACAGAAAGTATTTTTCTACATAG
- the pepV gene encoding dipeptidase PepV → MEVNWQHEVSKRKDELIQETQRFLKINSVLDENQADHQAPFGKGIQEALEFLLEKGSEDGFTIKNVDGYAGHIEYGKGEELVGVLCHIDVVPPGDNWTSDPFSAEIRDNKIFARGALDDKGPTMAAYYALKIVKELGLPVNKRLRIIIGTDEESNWQCVEHYFKHEEMPTMGFAPDADFPIIYAEKGIFDCKVKQENIDDSKISLLTLVNFTSGRRLNMVPDYAEAQIEGNFENVVEAFNDFITKHQLSGSYEIHQHTLNLKIKGISAHGMEPKNGVNAGTMLVEFLHTFDFNHGAKNFLTFAHQYLVEDSRGHSFGIQYADEITGDLTVNVGTLSYEKEKGGSFGLNIRYPVTHEIERTIQAINEKGKEYGFQISESSDSKPHHVDSNHELVRTLQRVYTEQTGEEATLLSIGGGTYARSLKAGVAFGPLFPGRPDIAHQKDEYIEIEDLLKATAIYAQAIYELVK, encoded by the coding sequence ATGGAAGTCAATTGGCAACATGAAGTGTCGAAAAGAAAAGATGAACTCATTCAGGAAACACAACGCTTTTTAAAAATTAACAGCGTATTAGATGAAAATCAGGCAGACCATCAGGCACCTTTTGGTAAAGGAATACAAGAAGCATTGGAATTCTTATTGGAAAAAGGATCAGAAGACGGATTCACGATTAAAAATGTAGATGGGTATGCAGGGCATATCGAATATGGTAAGGGTGAGGAACTTGTGGGAGTTCTTTGTCATATCGATGTTGTGCCTCCAGGTGATAATTGGACAAGTGATCCATTTTCAGCTGAAATTCGTGATAATAAAATCTTTGCTCGCGGTGCTTTGGATGATAAAGGCCCGACTATGGCAGCGTATTATGCGCTGAAAATTGTAAAAGAACTCGGCTTGCCTGTTAACAAACGCTTAAGGATCATTATTGGAACAGATGAAGAAAGTAACTGGCAATGTGTTGAGCATTATTTTAAACATGAAGAAATGCCGACAATGGGCTTTGCTCCGGATGCTGATTTCCCAATCATCTATGCTGAAAAAGGGATATTTGATTGTAAGGTAAAGCAGGAGAATATTGATGACTCAAAGATTAGTCTACTAACGTTAGTGAACTTCACATCAGGAAGAAGATTAAATATGGTTCCTGACTATGCTGAAGCACAAATTGAAGGAAACTTTGAGAATGTTGTGGAAGCATTTAATGATTTTATTACGAAGCACCAACTTAGTGGTAGTTATGAAATTCATCAGCACACATTAAATCTTAAAATTAAAGGTATTTCTGCTCATGGAATGGAACCGAAAAATGGTGTGAATGCAGGAACAATGCTAGTTGAGTTTCTACATACCTTTGATTTTAATCATGGTGCAAAGAACTTCTTAACCTTTGCCCATCAATACTTAGTGGAGGATTCTAGAGGCCATTCATTTGGTATCCAATATGCGGATGAGATTACTGGTGATTTAACAGTGAACGTTGGAACCCTATCTTATGAAAAGGAAAAGGGAGGCTCGTTCGGACTAAATATCCGTTATCCTGTTACCCATGAGATTGAGAGGACAATCCAGGCAATCAATGAAAAAGGAAAAGAGTACGGTTTTCAAATTTCTGAAAGTAGCGACTCTAAACCGCACCATGTAGACTCCAATCATGAATTAGTTCGTACGTTACAACGTGTGTATACGGAACAAACTGGAGAAGAGGCGACTCTTTTATCAATTGGTGGAGGAACGTATGCGAGGTCGTTAAAAGCGGGAGTTGCATTTGGACCACTGTTCCCGGGAAGACCGGATATTGCCCATCAAAAAGATGAATATATTGAAATAGAGGATTTGCTGAAGGCTACGGCTATTTATGCTCAAGCTATTTATGAATTAGTCAAGTAA
- a CDS encoding polysaccharide biosynthesis protein, which translates to MSSSNLLKGTFILTLGTYISRILGMIYVFPFAAWVGTSGVALYSYGYVYYAIFLSISTVGVPMAVSKFVSKYNAIGDYRTSKKMFKVGMTLMIGMGVFSFLLLNLLAPVLASMNIGGAKELTNSVEEIVSVIRMVSFALLIVPLMSLVRGFFQGNQSMEPTAVSQVIEQLVRVLFLLGSAYIIVEVMNGKISTAIGYATFAAFVGALGGIAVLGWYWYKRKDDFNTLIENNSYDSDIETKSMIKELLTYAGPFVFVGLAIPLYQGIDSLTFNKAMADIGLGKVTEGIFGMINFNINKLVMIPVSLATAFGLTLVPAITKAFTDQNRKSLHTQIDQSFQVVFFLTLPAVVGLAILSDEIYALFYGANELGANLLAWYAPVAVLFAFFTVTAAILQGIQKQKLAVISLFFGLILKISLNIPLITWFEGVGSIIATGVGYLGSVIYSLAMIKRHAKFSYRLFFKRSVLMLIFSMFMILGISLLLLGLSPFMTYEDGRFSAVILTILGVLVGAGIYLYLSYRSNLAGKLLGARFSFLKKQKVRG; encoded by the coding sequence ATGTCTAGCTCAAACTTATTAAAAGGAACGTTTATTTTAACGTTAGGTACATATATATCAAGGATTTTAGGGATGATTTATGTTTTCCCGTTTGCAGCTTGGGTTGGTACAAGTGGAGTTGCATTATATTCTTATGGTTATGTTTACTATGCGATATTTCTGAGTATTTCTACAGTCGGTGTACCAATGGCTGTTTCAAAGTTTGTATCAAAGTATAATGCTATAGGAGACTATAGAACGAGTAAGAAGATGTTTAAAGTAGGTATGACATTAATGATTGGAATGGGGGTATTTTCTTTCCTCCTTCTAAATTTGTTAGCACCAGTTCTAGCTTCTATGAATATAGGTGGAGCTAAGGAATTAACAAACTCAGTCGAAGAGATTGTTAGTGTTATACGAATGGTGAGTTTTGCTCTATTAATCGTACCGTTAATGAGTTTAGTTCGTGGGTTTTTCCAAGGCAATCAATCAATGGAGCCAACTGCAGTGTCTCAAGTAATTGAACAGTTGGTTAGGGTGTTATTTTTACTAGGCTCAGCGTATATCATTGTTGAGGTCATGAATGGGAAGATATCTACTGCTATCGGATATGCTACATTTGCTGCATTTGTTGGGGCATTAGGTGGAATTGCGGTATTAGGTTGGTATTGGTATAAAAGAAAAGATGATTTCAACACATTAATCGAGAATAATAGTTATGATTCAGATATTGAGACAAAGTCTATGATAAAAGAGTTGCTGACATATGCTGGACCGTTTGTCTTTGTAGGATTAGCCATTCCACTATATCAGGGAATCGATTCTTTAACATTTAATAAAGCGATGGCGGATATTGGTCTTGGTAAAGTGACTGAAGGAATCTTTGGGATGATAAATTTTAATATCAACAAACTCGTCATGATCCCAGTTTCACTTGCGACAGCTTTTGGTCTTACGCTAGTTCCAGCGATTACAAAAGCCTTTACAGATCAGAATCGTAAATCCTTACACACTCAAATAGATCAGTCGTTTCAAGTTGTATTTTTTCTAACATTACCTGCAGTTGTCGGTCTTGCTATTTTAAGTGATGAAATTTATGCATTGTTTTATGGGGCGAATGAATTGGGGGCAAACTTATTAGCATGGTATGCTCCAGTTGCAGTATTGTTTGCGTTCTTTACTGTAACTGCCGCCATTCTTCAAGGGATACAAAAACAAAAACTTGCTGTTATTAGTTTATTTTTCGGATTAATACTTAAAATTAGCCTAAATATCCCACTTATTACGTGGTTTGAAGGAGTTGGCTCTATAATAGCAACAGGAGTCGGCTACTTAGGCTCAGTTATCTATAGCTTGGCAATGATCAAGAGACACGCAAAGTTTTCCTATCGCTTGTTTTTCAAACGTTCCGTGCTAATGTTAATTTTCTCGATGTTCATGATTTTAGGAATAAGCCTTCTATTATTAGGCTTGTCTCCATTTATGACTTATGAAGACGGACGTTTCTCAGCGGTTATCTTAACCATCTTGGGCGTTCTAGTCGGAGCAGGAATCTACTTGTATTTAAGTTATCGTTCAAACTTAGCAGGAAAGCTATTAGGTGCACGTTTTTCATTTTTGAAAAAACAAAAGGTGAGAGGATAA
- a CDS encoding DeoR family transcriptional regulator, with amino-acid sequence MKPSTSRMLSRIKSVYMFISERGTVTTEQLVDEFGITQRTIQRDLNVLAYNDLVESPSRGKWTTTEKKVKLTS; translated from the coding sequence TTGAAGCCTTCAACTTCTCGAATGCTTAGTCGAATCAAATCCGTTTATATGTTTATTAGTGAAAGAGGTACAGTCACTACTGAACAGCTAGTTGATGAATTTGGAATCACGCAAAGGACAATACAGCGTGATCTAAATGTATTAGCATATAACGATTTGGTAGAAAGCCCGAGTCGCGGGAAATGGACAACAACTGAAAAGAAAGTGAAGTTGACTTCGTAA
- the thpR gene encoding RNA 2',3'-cyclic phosphodiesterase: MTKTHYFLAIPLPTEVKHAFKQWREQNNDHFPFKSWVHHEDYHITLVFLGDTPETKLNTVVKELHEVVKKHGPFKLTLNGLGYFGKKESPRIFWGGITQQETLEHLQRDVCEACEKIGYQLEKRPYRPHITLARRYKEGEGFPFGELDQYLQIDPLTSTFAVQSVVLYQTHLDRSPKYEAIETFQLGARR, translated from the coding sequence ATGACTAAAACACATTATTTCCTCGCTATACCATTACCTACAGAGGTTAAACATGCATTTAAACAGTGGAGAGAACAAAACAATGATCATTTTCCATTTAAATCATGGGTACACCATGAAGATTATCATATTACGTTAGTGTTTTTAGGAGATACTCCAGAAACTAAATTAAATACTGTAGTGAAAGAATTACATGAAGTCGTCAAAAAACATGGTCCATTTAAGCTGACGTTAAACGGTTTAGGATATTTCGGTAAAAAGGAGTCTCCTAGAATATTCTGGGGAGGTATTACACAGCAGGAGACGCTCGAGCATCTCCAAAGAGATGTATGTGAAGCATGTGAGAAGATTGGCTATCAGCTAGAGAAGAGACCATATCGTCCACATATCACATTGGCAAGACGCTATAAAGAAGGGGAAGGTTTTCCGTTTGGTGAATTAGATCAATACCTTCAAATAGATCCATTAACGTCCACGTTTGCAGTTCAATCCGTAGTATTGTATCAAACCCACCTGGATCGTTCTCCAAAGTATGAAGCAATAGAAACGTTCCAATTGGGGGCGAGGCGATGA
- a CDS encoding MFS transporter, with protein sequence MQQDYTKLNLRTFYFLTFLGLGALNPLLPVYLDETIGLTGGQIGLIMSLSPVVMIVIQPLWGLLSDWTQKPRLLLTIATLITSLIGIVYSFANVYVSLIIVAIALSMVQSAMIPISDSITLNYVQKTKGNYGSFRLWGAVGFAVAVIIAGRMAEMFGNSVIFYIFSAVLFIAAIFSFRLPEESQQSIQTSMLSGIKSLRKQKKYMLFLFTTFLILGPILANNSYFGLFVKDIGGTLTGIGLAFLFAAGSEAPFMQFANRFIQKLGMMKVLLLAAVISMIRWYFYYFEPSIVLVYATTIAQGFSVGLFIPAALQYVRDIAPKEVKVTAISIYSAVGNGLGSWFCIYVGGLLLEWFSIQTVYLFYGILTSIGILSLVLISRMEKNEEKGLLEQVS encoded by the coding sequence ATGCAACAAGACTACACAAAGCTCAATCTACGAACATTTTATTTTCTTACCTTTTTGGGATTAGGTGCACTAAATCCGTTGTTGCCTGTTTACTTAGATGAAACCATTGGCTTAACAGGGGGACAAATTGGGTTAATTATGTCACTAAGCCCAGTTGTGATGATCGTCATCCAACCGTTATGGGGATTGTTAAGTGACTGGACACAGAAACCTAGACTCCTATTGACGATTGCTACATTGATCACCAGTTTAATAGGAATTGTCTATTCTTTTGCTAACGTATATGTTTCACTCATTATCGTTGCCATTGCATTATCCATGGTTCAAAGTGCCATGATTCCAATCTCTGATAGTATCACGTTAAATTATGTTCAAAAGACAAAAGGAAATTATGGGTCATTCAGATTATGGGGGGCTGTTGGATTTGCTGTAGCAGTCATTATTGCAGGAAGAATGGCTGAAATGTTTGGCAACTCCGTCATCTTTTATATCTTTTCTGCTGTTCTATTCATTGCAGCCATTTTCTCATTTAGACTGCCGGAGGAGAGTCAACAATCCATTCAAACCAGTATGCTAAGTGGGATTAAATCATTACGTAAACAGAAGAAATATATGTTGTTTTTATTTACAACGTTTCTCATCCTAGGGCCAATTCTTGCCAATAACTCGTACTTTGGGTTGTTTGTAAAGGATATAGGTGGAACATTAACAGGTATTGGGTTAGCCTTCCTATTTGCTGCAGGAAGTGAAGCACCGTTTATGCAGTTTGCGAATAGATTTATTCAAAAGCTTGGTATGATGAAGGTTCTCTTACTGGCAGCTGTAATCTCTATGATAAGATGGTACTTCTATTATTTTGAACCATCCATAGTACTTGTCTATGCAACAACGATAGCTCAAGGGTTCTCTGTCGGGTTGTTTATACCTGCTGCTCTTCAATATGTAAGAGATATTGCCCCAAAAGAAGTGAAGGTAACTGCCATATCCATTTATTCCGCAGTTGGTAATGGACTCGGAAGCTGGTTTTGTATTTATGTAGGTGGATTATTATTAGAATGGTTCTCTATCCAAACCGTGTATTTATTCTATGGAATACTGACTAGTATTGGAATTCTATCTCTTGTTTTAATCTCTAGAATGGAGAAGAATGAGGAAAAAGGATTACTAGAACAAGTGTCGTAA
- a CDS encoding CidA/LrgA family protein → MKQLLHIMIQIGLLFLLYAIGVFIQTITHVPIPGSIIGMVILFLLLVNKKLPSTWLEKGSNVLLSHLQLFFVPVTVGTIEYLSYFFGKGVVSLLVVLVSTAIVLVSTGVVTQYILTKKEEDLSA, encoded by the coding sequence ATCAAACAGTTGTTACATATCATGATACAAATTGGGCTATTATTTCTACTGTATGCTATAGGGGTTTTCATCCAAACCATTACTCATGTCCCAATTCCAGGAAGCATAATCGGAATGGTTATTTTATTTCTTTTACTGGTCAACAAGAAACTTCCATCAACATGGCTGGAAAAAGGATCAAATGTCTTGCTATCGCATCTTCAGTTGTTCTTTGTACCTGTAACGGTTGGAACAATTGAATACTTATCTTACTTCTTTGGAAAAGGTGTCGTAAGTTTACTTGTTGTTCTAGTAAGTACTGCAATTGTTCTTGTAAGTACAGGTGTAGTAACACAATATATTTTAACAAAGAAAGAGGAGGACCTATCTGCATGA
- a CDS encoding winged helix-turn-helix transcriptional regulator, translating to MSQEAITTFRACIPLFNALSDTARQDIILLLAEYDKLSVTEIADQSNLSRPAISHHLKILRDVNLVEIEQKGTLRYYSLSMESSIEQLKQLISIVEDTCFTEG from the coding sequence ATGTCACAAGAAGCCATTACTACCTTTCGTGCGTGTATTCCACTATTCAATGCATTAAGTGATACAGCAAGGCAGGATATTATACTGTTATTAGCAGAATACGATAAATTAAGTGTAACCGAAATCGCAGATCAATCTAATCTATCTCGTCCCGCTATTTCTCACCACTTAAAAATATTGCGCGATGTAAATCTTGTTGAGATAGAACAAAAGGGTACTCTGCGTTATTACTCATTATCAATGGAATCTTCCATTGAACAATTAAAGCAATTAATCTCAATTGTTGAAGATACTTGTTTTACTGAGGGATAA